A genomic window from Pyxidicoccus trucidator includes:
- a CDS encoding TetR/AcrR family transcriptional regulator, protein MGKEPAQREIKQERAARTRVEILEAAINLFSRRGFLATTMADLSRAIRMTPGALYWHFPTKEDLLLASIEELHQRCVREFTGHLQDARTLPAREQLQAFTERTQEFLRCHREYGIFFAMLAAEAAESNDRVADAIREKLSQYAKVLEGIIRHGQKTGEFRQDVDALHAAHGLFGGYMGVLVHQNLFRATLSYDPLVSALQSLMSVGTQTR, encoded by the coding sequence ATGGGTAAGGAACCAGCACAGCGGGAAATCAAACAGGAGCGCGCGGCGCGCACGCGGGTGGAAATCCTCGAAGCGGCCATCAACCTGTTCTCACGCAGGGGCTTCCTCGCCACGACGATGGCGGACCTGTCCCGCGCCATCCGCATGACGCCCGGCGCGCTGTACTGGCACTTCCCGACAAAGGAAGACCTGCTGCTGGCGTCGATTGAAGAGCTGCACCAGCGCTGCGTCCGCGAATTCACAGGCCACCTGCAGGACGCCCGCACGCTGCCCGCCCGGGAGCAGCTCCAGGCCTTCACCGAGCGCACCCAGGAGTTCCTGCGCTGCCACCGCGAGTACGGCATCTTCTTCGCCATGCTCGCCGCCGAGGCGGCCGAGTCGAATGACCGGGTGGCGGACGCCATCCGCGAGAAGCTGTCCCAGTACGCGAAGGTGCTGGAGGGCATCATCCGCCACGGGCAGAAGACGGGCGAGTTCCGCCAGGACGTGGATGCCCTGCACGCGGCGCACGGCCTCTTCGGCGGGTACATGGGCGTGCTGGTGCACCAGAACCTCTTCCGCGCCACGCTCAGCTATGACCCGCTGGTGTCCGCCCTGCAGAGCCTGATGTCGGTGGGAACCCAGACGCGGTAG
- a CDS encoding lamin tail domain-containing protein: MSPRLLLAALGAVLVLHAGCSDDPDPCEGDGCGVAPPVCGNNIKEGTEQCDDGNTTDGDGCQANCTPTVALGCGDGRVEGLEVCDDGNTVGGDACAADCSYTVSRCAAAAEPALPGGATCAVTRAGNGARLFTGVVLKDGETLLGGQVLVDAQGIIQCAACDCASAAGAAEATQVSCPTGVISPGLINPHDHISFTDKPYVATQEHSVERFEHRQDWRRGLSGHTRVDNNGSKTNADLVGYQELRQVMAGTTTVAGAGGAPGLLRNVDDRTVARQEGLEEGYADSDTFPLGDSGGEALASGCSYPALPSSSSLPKISAYLPHIAEGIDERALNEFRCLSAGNSDVLFARTAIIHGIGLTAKEMASMAARGTGLVWSPRSNVTLYGDTAMVTAYKRMGVSIALGTDWLQSGSMNLLRELQCADYLNTTHYAGSLSDSHLWRMVTANASDLTDVFEKVGRIAPGKVGDLAIFRLRTFANSPHRAVITANPEDVVLTVRGGKTLYGDGTLVDALKGENACDTLDVCGAAKAVCLQSEIGKNLAALQAANSSAYPLFACGTPENEPTCVPRRTSTDERFLASRNNSTVYTSEVRPDDKDGDGIVDSADNCPAIFNPVRPVDNGVQVDSDGDRQGDACDVCPLEAGTACVSANPADDDGDGVATWRDNCPFLANANQADGDADGKGDVCDGCPEQAGGTCANADPSDPDRDGVMSPADNCPYLVNVDQTDTDADGQGDACDPCAVANPNGAACPATIHDLKTPVAGAIPLLNTKVAVSNVIVTALNASASGYFIQASPPPQGKGVEYSGIYVFAPKTDLALGDRLDITQATLMLYRGVLELTDVTYTKVSSGNPLPEPVVVRSEEVRTGGPRAEALDAVLLELRDVSITTAPNSFDEFFVDENPNGDGTTTGVKVDDQAFDYVNAAQTVGTRFTNLKGVLTFTFNEYKLLPRNARDMRLPLPPLPALTGFSGGAYIRVGSASGDTFPQVLTVTMESAFPEDVTVAITSSDSTALGAVGGGVVIPAGQTSATVKLNPVAQAASVTLTATLGSSSLQAAVRVLGQDEQPAVTGLDPATVTMVPGGTVTLTVALDRPAPANTTLALSVDPADLGTFANATAPVAADALQATFTFTASAEATGTAGTVTATLGESSASTAVTLDQDAPRLVSVVANEAGPVNAGATREFTLTVDRPAPADATVTLAALPGTGVTRYGSVPATATLAMGQTQATFIFTADAAGGGAGKVSASLYGITREADLTVTPPPPKLATLSPATATVLAAKTFTFTVTLDRPAQTDETDVALRLEPATDVGSVPATVRVARAATTATFTFTAAALEAPAQAVLTASFGGVDQTSQVTVNVPAGAGLVINEVDYDMPGAGDSLEFVELYNSSSRTVSLTNLFLVLVNGSSTTAPPVSYQKIALSEVTGGALAPGEYLVVGSANVVGPLAGRAGVKTLQKGTTDYVQNGASDGVGIYDATEDALIDSLAYEGNVAQASITGSTKKFDFREGTADTTPLADSGTAAGSLSRNAGSADTNVNAVDFVFTTTSTPGAVNVITVPTPAP; this comes from the coding sequence ATGTCCCCACGCCTTCTACTGGCCGCGCTTGGCGCGGTCCTGGTGCTCCACGCTGGCTGCTCAGATGACCCGGACCCCTGCGAGGGCGACGGCTGCGGCGTCGCCCCGCCTGTCTGTGGCAACAACATCAAGGAGGGGACGGAGCAATGTGACGACGGCAACACCACGGACGGGGATGGCTGTCAGGCGAACTGTACCCCGACGGTGGCGCTGGGCTGTGGCGACGGCCGCGTAGAGGGGCTGGAGGTATGCGACGACGGCAACACCGTCGGCGGTGACGCCTGCGCGGCGGACTGCTCGTACACGGTGAGCCGCTGCGCGGCGGCGGCCGAGCCGGCGCTCCCGGGCGGGGCCACCTGCGCGGTGACGAGGGCCGGCAACGGCGCGCGCCTCTTCACGGGCGTGGTGCTGAAGGACGGCGAGACGCTGCTGGGCGGACAGGTGCTGGTGGACGCGCAGGGCATCATCCAGTGCGCCGCCTGCGACTGCGCCTCCGCGGCCGGCGCCGCCGAGGCCACCCAGGTGTCGTGCCCCACGGGCGTCATCTCCCCGGGCCTCATCAACCCGCACGACCACATCAGCTTCACGGACAAGCCGTATGTCGCGACGCAGGAGCACTCCGTGGAGCGCTTCGAGCACCGCCAGGACTGGCGCCGCGGCCTCAGCGGCCACACGCGGGTCGACAACAACGGCAGCAAGACCAACGCGGACCTCGTGGGCTACCAGGAACTGCGCCAGGTGATGGCCGGCACCACCACCGTCGCGGGCGCGGGTGGCGCTCCGGGCCTGCTGCGCAACGTGGACGACCGGACGGTGGCCCGCCAGGAGGGGCTCGAGGAGGGCTACGCGGACTCGGACACCTTCCCGCTGGGTGACTCCGGGGGTGAGGCGCTGGCGAGCGGCTGCAGCTACCCGGCGCTGCCCTCGTCCAGCTCGCTGCCGAAGATTTCCGCCTACCTGCCCCACATCGCCGAGGGCATCGACGAGCGGGCGCTCAACGAGTTCCGCTGCTTGTCCGCGGGCAACTCGGACGTGCTCTTCGCGCGCACGGCCATCATCCACGGCATCGGCCTGACGGCGAAGGAGATGGCCAGCATGGCGGCGCGGGGCACCGGCCTCGTCTGGTCGCCGCGCTCCAACGTGACGCTGTATGGCGACACGGCCATGGTGACGGCCTACAAGCGGATGGGCGTGAGCATCGCCCTGGGCACCGACTGGCTCCAGTCCGGCTCCATGAACCTGCTGCGCGAGCTGCAGTGCGCGGACTACCTCAACACCACGCACTACGCGGGCTCGCTGTCCGACTCGCACCTGTGGCGCATGGTGACGGCCAACGCCTCGGACCTGACGGACGTCTTCGAGAAGGTGGGCCGCATCGCGCCGGGCAAGGTGGGCGACCTGGCCATCTTCCGGCTGCGCACCTTCGCCAACTCGCCGCACCGCGCGGTCATCACCGCCAACCCGGAGGACGTGGTCCTCACCGTGCGTGGCGGCAAGACGCTCTACGGCGACGGCACCCTGGTGGACGCGCTGAAGGGTGAGAACGCCTGCGACACCCTGGACGTCTGCGGCGCCGCCAAGGCGGTGTGCCTCCAGTCGGAGATTGGCAAGAACCTGGCGGCCCTGCAGGCGGCCAACAGCAGCGCCTATCCGCTGTTCGCCTGCGGCACCCCGGAGAACGAGCCGACGTGCGTGCCCCGCCGCACCTCGACGGACGAGCGCTTCCTGGCGTCCCGCAACAACTCCACCGTCTACACGAGCGAGGTCCGTCCGGACGACAAGGACGGCGACGGCATCGTGGACAGCGCGGACAACTGCCCCGCCATCTTCAACCCGGTGCGCCCCGTGGACAACGGCGTGCAGGTGGACTCGGACGGCGACCGTCAGGGCGACGCCTGCGACGTGTGCCCGCTGGAGGCCGGCACCGCCTGCGTCTCCGCCAACCCCGCCGACGATGACGGCGACGGCGTGGCCACCTGGCGCGACAACTGCCCCTTCCTGGCCAACGCCAACCAGGCGGACGGCGACGCGGACGGCAAGGGCGACGTGTGCGACGGCTGCCCCGAGCAGGCCGGAGGCACCTGCGCCAACGCCGACCCGTCGGACCCCGACCGCGACGGTGTGATGTCTCCCGCCGACAACTGCCCCTACCTGGTCAACGTGGACCAGACGGACACGGACGCGGACGGGCAGGGTGACGCGTGTGACCCGTGCGCGGTCGCCAACCCCAATGGCGCCGCGTGCCCCGCTACCATCCATGACCTGAAGACGCCGGTGGCCGGCGCCATCCCCCTGCTCAACACGAAGGTGGCGGTGTCCAACGTCATCGTCACCGCGCTGAATGCCAGCGCCAGCGGCTACTTCATCCAGGCCTCCCCGCCGCCGCAGGGCAAGGGCGTGGAGTACTCGGGCATCTACGTCTTCGCTCCCAAGACGGACCTCGCCCTGGGTGACCGGCTGGACATCACCCAGGCGACGCTGATGCTCTACCGCGGCGTGCTGGAGCTGACGGACGTGACGTACACCAAGGTCAGCTCGGGCAACCCGCTGCCGGAGCCCGTGGTGGTCCGCTCCGAGGAGGTGCGCACCGGTGGGCCTCGCGCCGAGGCGCTGGACGCCGTGCTGCTGGAGCTGCGCGACGTCAGCATCACCACCGCCCCGAACAGCTTCGACGAGTTCTTCGTCGACGAGAACCCGAACGGCGACGGCACCACCACGGGCGTCAAGGTGGATGACCAGGCCTTCGACTACGTCAACGCCGCGCAGACGGTGGGCACCCGCTTCACGAACCTGAAGGGCGTGCTGACCTTCACCTTCAACGAGTACAAGCTGCTGCCGCGCAACGCGCGCGACATGCGCCTGCCGCTGCCGCCGCTGCCCGCGCTGACGGGCTTCAGCGGCGGTGCGTACATCCGCGTGGGCTCCGCCTCGGGCGACACCTTCCCGCAGGTGCTCACGGTGACGATGGAGTCCGCGTTCCCCGAGGACGTCACCGTGGCCATCACCTCCAGTGACTCCACGGCGCTGGGCGCGGTGGGCGGCGGGGTGGTCATCCCCGCGGGCCAGACGTCGGCGACGGTGAAGCTGAACCCGGTGGCCCAGGCCGCCAGCGTCACCCTCACGGCGACGCTGGGCAGCTCCTCGCTGCAGGCCGCGGTGCGGGTGCTGGGACAGGACGAGCAGCCCGCGGTGACGGGCCTCGACCCCGCCACGGTGACGATGGTGCCCGGTGGCACGGTGACGCTCACCGTGGCGCTGGACCGTCCGGCTCCGGCCAACACCACCCTGGCGCTGAGCGTGGACCCCGCGGACCTCGGCACCTTCGCGAACGCGACGGCGCCGGTGGCGGCGGATGCCCTGCAGGCGACCTTCACCTTCACCGCGAGCGCGGAGGCCACGGGCACCGCCGGCACGGTGACGGCGACGCTGGGAGAGAGCAGCGCCAGCACCGCCGTGACGCTGGACCAGGATGCCCCCCGGCTGGTGTCGGTGGTGGCGAACGAGGCGGGCCCGGTGAACGCCGGTGCCACCCGCGAGTTCACCCTGACGGTGGACCGGCCCGCGCCGGCGGACGCCACCGTGACGCTGGCGGCCCTGCCGGGCACGGGCGTGACGCGCTACGGCTCGGTGCCCGCCACGGCGACGCTGGCCATGGGGCAGACGCAGGCCACCTTCATCTTCACCGCGGATGCGGCCGGTGGGGGCGCGGGCAAGGTGTCCGCCTCGCTGTACGGCATCACCCGTGAGGCGGACCTCACGGTGACGCCGCCGCCGCCGAAGCTGGCCACGCTGTCCCCGGCCACGGCGACGGTGCTGGCGGCGAAGACGTTCACCTTCACGGTGACGCTGGACCGTCCCGCGCAGACGGACGAGACGGACGTGGCGCTGAGGCTGGAGCCCGCGACGGACGTGGGCTCGGTGCCGGCCACGGTGCGCGTGGCGCGCGCCGCGACGACGGCGACGTTCACCTTCACGGCGGCAGCCCTGGAGGCCCCGGCGCAGGCCGTGCTTACCGCGAGCTTCGGCGGTGTGGACCAGACGTCCCAGGTGACGGTGAATGTCCCCGCGGGCGCGGGCCTGGTCATCAACGAGGTGGACTACGACATGCCCGGTGCCGGTGACTCGCTCGAGTTCGTGGAGCTCTACAACTCCTCGTCCAGGACGGTGTCGCTGACCAACCTGTTCCTCGTGCTCGTCAACGGCAGCTCCACCACCGCCCCGCCGGTGAGCTACCAGAAGATTGCCCTGTCCGAAGTCACCGGCGGAGCGCTGGCGCCGGGCGAGTACCTGGTCGTCGGCTCCGCCAACGTGGTCGGTCCCCTGGCCGGCCGCGCCGGAGTGAAGACGCTGCAGAAGGGCACCACGGACTATGTCCAGAACGGTGCCTCTGACGGTGTGGGCATCTACGATGCGACGGAGGACGCGCTCATCGACTCGCTGGCCTACGAGGGGAACGTCGCGCAGGCCAGCATCACCGGCTCGACGAAGAAGTTCGACTTCCGCGAGGGCACCGCGGACACGACGCCCCTGGCCGACAGCGGCACGGCGGCTGGCTCGCTGTCCCGCAATGCCGGGTCCGCCGACACCAACGTCAACGCGGTGGACTTCGTGTTCACCACCACGTCCACGCCGGGCGCGGTCAACGTCATCACCGTGCCGACTCCGGCGCCGTGA
- a CDS encoding chromosome condensation regulator RCC1 — MRKDMNAGARALWGLLLGALLMAGCGREPSPAGNGASAASPTLTPRLQRLAPQGPPSRLAAGAQHSLHVAPGGTVWAWGANGSGQLGLGEASFQRLVPTQVPELAEVVAVAAGDSHSLALRADGTVWTWGSNSSGQLGDGTFTDRATPRPVAELADVVAVAAGDFHSLALRADGTVWTWGTNFYGQLGRGHTEVGPRPEQVPGLTQVVALAAGFDFTVAVRGDGMVWAWGANSSGQLGDGTFTQRLKPVSVPGLNGITSVAAGTYHVVALRTDGSVWAWGGNSSGQLGNDTGTDSTTPVQVPGIADAKAVAAQDSGSLVLRKTGTLLAWGYNASGQLGDGTTSERTTPVAVQGLAAVTALVAGPQHAVVSRADGSLWAWGGGASGQLGHGGSERHLSPEPVLRLSGVTSVASGTFHSLAALSDGTVLAWGRNNYGQLGDGTLAERAGAVRVAVGGVVTSVAAASHHSLALRKDGTVWTWGRNASGQLGDGSTRDRSVPGQVPGLTKVKAVAAGGSHALALTEDGLVWAWGYNALGQLGDGTTVNRLVPVRVSALTKVKAVAAGTYFSLALCEDGTVWAWGEGYYGQLGDGAGAQRLVPVKVPDLTGVVSVAAGSAHSLAALSDGSVWAWGDNAEGQLGDGTTAGRFRPVKVPGLAAITSVGAGRFHSMARHGDGTLRAWGSNGYGQVGDGTLTSRLSPVTVPGVSGVASLGSSYLHVLALGQDGTVRAWGYNRFGQLGLGVAGWSAVPVPVRGFGREQRLAAGRSHSLLVRGDGSAVGWGQNASGQLGDGSAIHRAGPVSVQGVPCVRSVSSGLQHTLALACDGTVWAWGANNRGQLGNGTTVATRTTPTMVEGLSGMVAVAAGGDSSLALRADGSAWSWGGNLQGQLGDGTTVDRSTPMQLKGLSGMVAVALGDTHGLGLGEDGTVWAWGANEAGQLGDGSTTSRPSPAQVKALSGGVSISAGRAFSLAVREDGTVWSWGTNPSGQLGDGTNQPRSTPVRVSGLEGVSAVSAGAHHVLAVRGDGTVWAWGDSSFGQLGVGGYSAVMVPKQLPDLQDVVAVAAGEHHSLALLHDGGVRSWGSHEYGQLGDMAAGPRLEPVEVKVQGPKIRPSVLDVRAWHQHALVLLADNTVHAWGDNAYGQLGDGTTEDRSVPVPVKDLTDVWQIASGAQHSLALRHDGTVWAWGGNGFGQLGDGTNTARREPVRVPGLSGVRAIAAGAYHSLAVRGDGTVWAWGYNAFGQLGDGTAEQRLAPVQVEGIEEAMSVAGGDYHSLVVLEDGAMVAWGRNSSGQLGDGSTTNRYTRVPVQGPGGVLQVQAGAYHSLALLGDGTVWTWGDNSFGQLGGGKPRITPDVVPGLVGVKAISTGSRHSLAVSEQGAIWTWGRNSHGQLGNGDSTHRFEPVPVKGAATAARVAAGGDFSVAMLDDGTVLSWGSNLHGTLGLGVPGTRYSPGTVSLP, encoded by the coding sequence ATGCGCAAGGACATGAACGCGGGAGCTCGCGCCCTGTGGGGGTTGCTGCTGGGCGCCCTGCTGATGGCCGGCTGCGGACGCGAGCCGAGCCCCGCTGGGAACGGCGCCTCCGCCGCGTCACCCACGCTCACGCCCCGACTCCAGCGCCTGGCGCCCCAGGGCCCTCCATCCCGGCTGGCCGCGGGCGCACAGCACTCGCTCCACGTCGCCCCCGGAGGCACCGTGTGGGCCTGGGGCGCCAACGGCTCCGGCCAGCTGGGCCTGGGCGAGGCGTCCTTCCAGCGCCTCGTACCGACCCAGGTACCGGAGTTGGCGGAGGTGGTGGCGGTGGCGGCGGGGGACTCGCACTCGCTGGCGCTGCGCGCGGACGGGACGGTGTGGACGTGGGGGAGCAACTCCTCCGGCCAGCTCGGCGACGGCACCTTCACGGACCGCGCAACCCCCAGGCCCGTGGCGGAGCTGGCGGACGTGGTGGCGGTGGCGGCGGGCGACTTCCACTCGCTGGCGCTGCGCGCGGACGGAACCGTGTGGACGTGGGGCACCAACTTCTACGGGCAGCTGGGCCGTGGCCACACGGAGGTCGGCCCCAGGCCCGAGCAGGTGCCCGGCCTGACGCAGGTGGTGGCGCTCGCCGCCGGCTTTGACTTCACCGTGGCGGTGCGTGGGGACGGCATGGTGTGGGCCTGGGGCGCCAACAGCTCCGGCCAGCTGGGCGATGGCACCTTCACCCAGCGCTTGAAGCCCGTGAGTGTGCCCGGGCTCAACGGCATCACCAGCGTGGCCGCGGGCACCTACCACGTGGTGGCGCTGCGCACGGACGGCTCGGTGTGGGCGTGGGGAGGCAACTCCTCCGGCCAGCTGGGCAACGACACGGGGACGGACAGCACCACGCCCGTGCAGGTGCCGGGCATCGCGGATGCGAAGGCCGTGGCCGCGCAGGACTCCGGCTCGCTGGTGCTGCGCAAGACGGGCACCCTGCTCGCGTGGGGCTACAACGCGTCCGGGCAGCTCGGCGACGGCACCACCTCCGAGCGCACCACGCCGGTGGCCGTGCAGGGGCTGGCCGCGGTGACGGCGCTGGTGGCGGGGCCGCAGCACGCGGTGGTGTCGCGCGCGGACGGCTCGCTCTGGGCCTGGGGCGGTGGCGCCTCCGGGCAGCTCGGCCATGGCGGCTCCGAGCGGCACCTCTCCCCGGAGCCGGTGCTGCGCCTGTCCGGCGTGACGTCCGTGGCCTCTGGCACCTTCCACTCCCTGGCCGCGCTCTCCGACGGCACGGTGCTGGCGTGGGGCCGCAACAACTATGGCCAGCTGGGTGACGGCACCCTCGCCGAGCGCGCCGGCGCGGTGCGGGTGGCCGTGGGCGGCGTGGTGACTTCCGTCGCCGCGGCCAGCCACCACTCGCTGGCCCTGCGCAAGGACGGCACGGTGTGGACGTGGGGGCGCAACGCGTCCGGGCAGCTCGGCGACGGCTCCACGCGGGACCGCTCGGTGCCCGGGCAGGTGCCGGGGCTGACGAAGGTGAAGGCGGTGGCCGCGGGCGGCAGCCACGCGCTGGCGCTGACGGAGGACGGCCTCGTGTGGGCCTGGGGCTACAACGCGCTGGGGCAGCTGGGCGACGGCACCACGGTGAATCGGCTGGTGCCGGTGCGTGTGTCGGCGCTGACGAAGGTGAAGGCGGTGGCAGCGGGCACGTACTTCTCGCTGGCCCTGTGCGAGGACGGCACGGTGTGGGCGTGGGGTGAGGGCTACTACGGCCAGCTGGGCGACGGCGCCGGGGCGCAGCGCCTGGTGCCGGTGAAGGTGCCGGACCTGACGGGCGTGGTGTCCGTGGCCGCGGGCTCCGCGCACTCGCTGGCGGCGCTCTCGGACGGCTCGGTGTGGGCCTGGGGCGACAACGCCGAGGGGCAGCTGGGCGACGGCACCACGGCGGGCCGCTTCCGTCCGGTGAAGGTGCCCGGGCTGGCGGCCATCACCTCCGTCGGTGCCGGGCGCTTCCACTCCATGGCGCGCCATGGGGACGGCACGCTGCGCGCCTGGGGCTCCAATGGCTACGGCCAGGTGGGGGACGGCACGCTCACCTCGCGCCTGTCGCCCGTGACGGTGCCGGGAGTGTCGGGGGTGGCGTCGCTGGGCTCCAGCTACCTGCACGTGCTGGCGCTGGGCCAGGACGGCACGGTGCGCGCGTGGGGCTACAACCGCTTCGGCCAGCTGGGACTCGGCGTCGCGGGGTGGAGCGCGGTGCCGGTGCCGGTGCGGGGCTTCGGCCGGGAGCAGCGACTGGCGGCCGGCCGCTCGCACTCGCTGCTGGTGCGTGGCGACGGCTCGGCGGTGGGCTGGGGGCAGAACGCCTCCGGGCAGCTGGGGGACGGCTCCGCCATCCACCGCGCCGGTCCCGTCTCCGTGCAGGGAGTGCCCTGCGTCCGCTCCGTCTCCTCGGGCCTGCAGCACACGCTGGCGCTGGCATGTGACGGCACGGTGTGGGCCTGGGGCGCCAACAACCGGGGTCAGCTGGGCAACGGCACCACCGTCGCCACGCGCACCACGCCGACGATGGTGGAGGGCCTGTCGGGCATGGTGGCTGTCGCGGCGGGTGGAGACTCGTCGCTGGCGCTGCGCGCGGACGGCTCCGCCTGGAGCTGGGGCGGCAACCTCCAGGGACAGCTCGGCGACGGCACCACGGTGGACCGCTCCACGCCCATGCAGCTCAAGGGCCTCTCCGGCATGGTGGCGGTGGCGCTGGGCGACACGCACGGCCTGGGCCTGGGCGAGGACGGCACGGTGTGGGCCTGGGGTGCCAACGAAGCCGGCCAGCTCGGCGATGGCAGCACCACGAGCCGGCCGTCTCCGGCGCAGGTGAAGGCGCTGTCGGGCGGGGTGTCCATCTCCGCGGGGCGCGCCTTCTCGCTGGCGGTGCGCGAGGACGGCACCGTGTGGTCCTGGGGGACGAACCCGTCCGGGCAGCTGGGCGATGGCACCAACCAGCCTCGGAGCACGCCGGTGCGGGTGTCCGGGCTGGAGGGCGTCAGCGCCGTGTCCGCGGGCGCGCACCACGTGCTGGCGGTGCGCGGGGACGGCACGGTGTGGGCCTGGGGAGACAGCAGCTTCGGCCAGCTGGGCGTCGGCGGCTACTCGGCGGTGATGGTGCCGAAGCAGCTGCCGGACCTGCAGGACGTGGTGGCCGTGGCCGCGGGCGAGCACCACTCCCTGGCGCTCCTGCACGACGGCGGCGTGCGCTCCTGGGGCAGTCACGAGTACGGGCAGCTGGGGGACATGGCCGCGGGCCCGCGCCTGGAGCCCGTGGAGGTGAAGGTGCAGGGGCCGAAGATTCGCCCCTCGGTGCTGGACGTGCGCGCCTGGCACCAGCACGCGCTGGTGCTGCTGGCGGACAACACGGTGCACGCCTGGGGCGACAACGCCTACGGGCAGCTCGGCGACGGCACCACGGAGGACCGGTCCGTGCCCGTCCCCGTCAAGGACCTGACGGACGTGTGGCAGATAGCGTCGGGCGCGCAGCACTCGCTGGCGCTGCGCCATGACGGCACCGTGTGGGCGTGGGGCGGCAACGGCTTCGGACAGCTGGGCGACGGCACCAACACCGCCCGGAGGGAGCCGGTGCGGGTGCCCGGTCTGTCGGGCGTGAGGGCCATCGCCGCGGGTGCGTACCACTCGCTGGCGGTGCGCGGGGACGGCACCGTGTGGGCCTGGGGCTACAACGCCTTCGGACAGCTCGGGGACGGGACGGCCGAGCAGCGCCTCGCGCCCGTGCAGGTGGAGGGCATCGAGGAGGCGATGTCCGTGGCGGGTGGCGACTACCACTCGCTGGTGGTGCTCGAGGACGGCGCCATGGTGGCCTGGGGGCGCAACTCCAGCGGGCAGCTGGGCGACGGCAGCACCACCAACCGCTACACGCGCGTCCCGGTGCAGGGGCCGGGCGGAGTGCTGCAGGTCCAGGCCGGCGCATACCACTCGCTGGCGCTGCTCGGGGACGGCACGGTGTGGACGTGGGGCGACAACAGCTTCGGACAGCTCGGCGGCGGCAAGCCGCGAATCACTCCGGATGTCGTGCCGGGCCTGGTGGGGGTGAAGGCCATCAGCACCGGAAGCCGGCACTCGCTCGCGGTGAGCGAGCAGGGCGCCATCTGGACGTGGGGCCGCAACTCGCACGGCCAGCTCGGCAACGGCGACAGCACCCACCGGTTCGAGCCCGTGCCCGTGAAGGGAGCGGCGACCGCCGCGCGCGTGGCGGCCGGCGGCGACTTCTCCGTGGCGATGCTGGACGACGGCACCGTGCTGAGCTGGGGCAGCAACCTCCACGGCACGCTCGGCCTGGGCGTGCCGGGGACGCGCTACTCTCCCGGCACGGTATCGCTGCCCTGA
- a CDS encoding metallophosphoesterase, with the protein MDSLVRFAVFAVVTGLVTLLAHLYLYRRIFVDTSENPRWRRLGMWVMAALAVPLVLSWSVTRFLPMDTTFAVATAVWTWMGAATYLLFAFWVLGGARRVVGWVRRTTGGEGKAAPMTAPVSVEAPDAVEARAAAGMGTASMTPHAVEARDSSAGMGLATAAARVPSMMSSEEAAPLALVGTPALSGPVDLERRRFLARATAGGAVLASAGVTGFGVWQAFHEPVVSEVAVRLPGLPRALDGFTIVHLSDIHVGPVIRRRFMDELVSRCDALRPDLVCITGDLVDGHVPSLAPAVSALANLKARHGAYFVTGNHEYYWNAAAWSEALERMGIHVLRNRHVRIGDAAASFDLVGVDDWAARRGPQGYDLDAAIAGRDGERASVLLAHQPSNWSEAAKAGMGLQLSGHTHGGQFFPFTLAVAAIWQHDAGHFQTGDSHLYVSRGTGFWGPPLRVGSPPEIVKVTLMA; encoded by the coding sequence ATGGACTCGTTGGTTCGCTTCGCCGTCTTCGCCGTCGTCACCGGCCTCGTCACGCTGCTCGCCCACCTCTATCTCTACCGCCGCATCTTCGTGGACACGTCGGAGAATCCCCGGTGGCGGCGCCTGGGCATGTGGGTGATGGCGGCGCTGGCCGTGCCGCTCGTGCTGTCCTGGTCCGTGACGCGCTTCCTGCCCATGGACACCACCTTCGCCGTGGCCACCGCCGTCTGGACGTGGATGGGCGCGGCGACGTACCTCCTCTTCGCCTTCTGGGTGCTGGGCGGCGCGCGGCGGGTGGTGGGGTGGGTGCGGAGGACCACGGGCGGAGAGGGGAAGGCCGCGCCCATGACGGCTCCGGTGTCTGTGGAAGCGCCTGACGCGGTGGAGGCGAGGGCCGCGGCGGGAATGGGCACCGCTTCCATGACGCCCCATGCGGTGGAGGCACGAGACTCATCGGCGGGGATGGGCCTGGCCACCGCAGCGGCTCGGGTGCCCTCGATGATGTCGTCGGAAGAGGCCGCGCCGCTGGCCCTCGTCGGGACGCCAGCCCTCTCAGGCCCCGTGGACCTGGAGCGCCGCCGCTTCCTCGCCCGGGCCACCGCGGGCGGGGCGGTGCTGGCCTCGGCCGGCGTGACGGGCTTCGGCGTGTGGCAGGCCTTCCATGAGCCGGTGGTGAGCGAGGTGGCGGTGCGCCTCCCCGGGCTGCCTCGCGCGCTGGACGGCTTCACGATTGTCCACCTCAGCGACATCCACGTGGGCCCCGTCATCCGGCGCCGCTTCATGGACGAATTGGTGTCCCGCTGCGACGCGCTGCGTCCGGACCTCGTGTGCATCACCGGGGACCTGGTGGACGGGCACGTGCCGTCGCTGGCCCCGGCGGTGTCCGCGCTCGCCAATCTGAAGGCGCGCCATGGCGCGTACTTCGTCACCGGCAACCACGAGTACTACTGGAATGCCGCCGCCTGGTCGGAGGCGCTGGAGCGCATGGGCATCCACGTGCTGCGCAACCGCCATGTGCGCATTGGCGATGCGGCGGCCTCGTTCGACCTGGTGGGCGTGGATGACTGGGCCGCCCGACGCGGGCCGCAGGGGTATGACCTGGACGCCGCAATCGCTGGCAGGGATGGCGAGCGAGCGTCCGTGCTGCTCGCACACCAGCCCTCCAACTGGAGCGAGGCGGCGAAGGCGGGCATGGGGCTCCAGCTCTCCGGGCACACCCACGGCGGGCAGTTCTTTCCCTTCACGCTCGCGGTGGCCGCCATCTGGCAACATGACGCGGGCCACTTCCAGACAGGCGACAGCCATCTCTATGTCAGCCGGGGAACAGGCTTCTGGGGTCCCCCTCTGCGCGTGGGCTCACCGCCAGAGATTGTCAAGGTAACCCTGATGGCATGA